From the Leucoraja erinacea ecotype New England chromosome 33, Leri_hhj_1, whole genome shotgun sequence genome, one window contains:
- the fah gene encoding fumarylacetoacetase gives MSFLRVAESSDFPIHNLPFGVFSTASDPNHRIGVAIGDQILDLSVVKHLFTGPVLSTNQHVFTQPTLNSFMSLGRDAWKEARADLQRLLSANEPALRDNKDLRKGAFVSQDSAIMHLPAAIGDYTDFYSSRQHATNVGVMFRGKDNALMPNWLHLPVGYHGRASSIIVSGTSVRRPQGQMKPDDAKPPVFGACKLLDFELEMGFFVGPGNALGEPIPVSQAHQHIFGMVLMNDWSARDIQKWEYVPLGPFLGKSFGTTISPWVITMEALMPFAVSNPVQDPKPLPYLCSDDPYTFDINLFVSIKGKEMAEKATVCRSNFKNMYWTMKQQLAHHTVNGCNVRSGDMLASGTISGSSPDSFGSMLELSWKGTKTIDLGSGHQRKFLQDGDEVIMTGFCQGNGYRIGFGECAGKVLPAFQK, from the exons ATGTCGTTCCTGAGGGTTGCAGAGAGCTCGGACTTCCCCATCCACAACCTCCCCTTCGGAGTATTCTCCACCGCCTCCGAC CCTAACCACAGAATTGGTGTTGCCATCGGAGACCAGATATTGGACCTCAGCGTGGTAAAGCATCTCTTTACTGGCCCCGTTCTCTCCACAAACCAGCATGTATTCACTCAG CCGACCCTGAACTCCTTCATGTCCCTGGGCCGGGATGCCTGGAAGGAGGCTCGAGCCGATCTCCAGCGACTCCTGTCAGCCAATGAACCAGCTCTGCGGGACAACAAGGACCTGAGGAAGGG GGCATTTGTCTCCCAGGATTCGGCCATCATGCACCTCCCAGCTGCGATCG GAGATTACACGGACTTCTATTCATCCCGTCAGCACGCTACAAATGTTGGAGTCATGTTTCGAGGAAAGGACAATGCCCTCATGCCCAACTG GCTGCATCTACCTGTTGGTTACCATGGTCGCGCCTCGTCCATCATTGTGTCTGGGACCTCCGTCAGAAGACCCCAGGGCCAGATGAAACCCGATGATG CAAAGCCGCCGGTATTTGGAGCTTGCAAACTTTTGGACTTTGAGTTGGAGATG GGCTTCTTTGTCGGACCAGGCAACGCGCTGGGAGAGCCTATCCCCGTATCCCAGGCCCACCAGCATATCTTTGGCATGGTTCTCATGAATGACTGGAGCG CCCGTGATATTCAGAAGTGGGAGTACGTTCCCCTTGGACCATTTCTGGGGAAGAGTTTTGGAACAACCATATCTCCCTGGGTCATAACAATGGAAGCTTTGATGCCTTTCGCTGTGTCCAATCCAGTTCAG GATCCCAAGCCTTTACCCTATCTGTGCAGTGATGATCCATATACATTTGACATCAACCTTTTTGTTTCTATTAAAG GCAAAGAAATGGCTGAAAAGGCAACAGTCTGTCGGTCCAACTTCAAG AACATGTATTGGACCATGAAACAACAGCTAGCTCACCACACAGTTAATGGGTGCAACGTGAGGTCTGGAGATATGCTGGCCTCTGGAACAATCAGTGGCTCC AGCCCGGACAGCTTTGGGTCAATGCTGGAGTTGTCGTGGAAGGGAACAAAAACCATCGACCTGGGCAGTGGACATCAACGCAAATTCCTTCAGGATGGTGATGAGGTTATCATGACTG GTTTTTGCCAGGGCAATGGTTACCGAATAGGTTTTGGTGAATGTGCGGGgaaagttcttccagcatttcagaAGTAA
- the LOC129712623 gene encoding cortexin domain-containing 1 protein, translating to MSKAMENATPEPVYVDVDKGLTLACFVFLCLFLIVMIVRCAKVIMDPYSAIPTSTWEEQHLDD from the coding sequence ATGTCCAAAGCAATGGAGAATGCCACCCCTGAACCAGTTTACGTCGATGTGGACAAAGGATTGACGTTGGCTTGCTTTGTCTTCCTGTGCCTCTTCCTAATTGTAATGATTGTTCGATGTGCTAAGGTGATAATGGACCCGTACAGTGCCATCCCTACATCCACTTGGGAGGAGCAGCATCTAGATGATTGA